The region TTTATCTCTTTTTTACTATAAAGTCTTCCCTAAAACATAACCTTTGATGTGTTAGTGAAAAACAACATTTACTCGCTATTCGGGAATGCATTAGACATAAGAAATCAAACTTAAAACATTTCTCAATTCTATTTAAACGAAAGATGGAACTAAGGGAATGTTAATTAAAATTTTACACAAATTATAGAACTATTAAAACTACATGTAATTTTCCTCTCATAACTCGCTTTTCTTAACAGATAAAATTAACTAATTTGAATGCTAAATTACTTTCTATGCGAGTTATCATTACCATTTTTTCACTTTTAACAATCTTACAAGGTTATAGTCAGAATATTGATTCTTTACTTTATAATTCTAAATATGAAAAAAATATTTTTACTTCCTATTCAGGAGGCAAAGTAGATACACTGGGGATTTTTCTGGCACCTTCTCAAGACCTTGCGTCTGTATATGCAGCAACGCAGAAAATCAAATCTTTATATACAAAACTAGATGCTTTAGGTATCTCAGGTTTAAATGAAGCAAAAAAAGTAAAATTAATTTTCAAAACGGTTCATGCTGATTTATTAAAAAATTATCAGGGACTAACCACCTTAAGTGAAATATTTGATAACGGAACATATAATTGTGTTTCGGCGTCTGCCTTATATGCTCTGGTTTTCTCTCATTACCATATTCCATTTCAGATAAAGGAAAAACCAACGCACGTCTATCTTGTGGCCTATCCTGATAATCTTAATATTTTGGTTGAGTCTACACTACCTGGTATAGGTTATGTTCTTCCGACAAACGATGAGAAAAAAAATTATGTAAATCAACTGGTAGAATTAAAGTTTCTTAACCGGGATTATGTAAATCAAGCCGGTATAGACAAAGCGTATAATGAGTTTTTCTATAAGCAGGATGAATCGATCTCTATTCAAAACTTGGCCGGAATTCAATACTATAATGAAGCTATTGAAACTATTAATAACAAAGAGTATGAAAAAGCATATTTAAATGCCTATAAAGCAGATACTCTTTATCCATCTAAAAAAAACAAATTTCTTAAAGTTAGTCTTTTAGGTGAAATCCTGAACAATGTCAATTTTACCAAAACCATTCATTTTTATTATCTCGCTGAATATGCCAACAAAGCCAATACAGAAGGCTCCAACAGGCAAACTAAAGGAATATTTGCTTTGAAAATGGACAAATACCTGGTGGAACGACAAGACACCTCTTTTTTAAGAAAATCGTTTACAGTATTCTCTCAAAGTATTTCTGATACAGCATTCAAGAGTGAAATCTCTCAGTACTATTATTCAGAATTAGGCAGATATTTCTATAACCGAGGGAATTTTGACGAAGCAATAGAATGTGGCAAAAAAGTATATTTGTTAAATGCTGGAAATTCAGATGCTCAGTGGCTAATCTCCGGTAGCCTTTTAAGCAGCTTCAACAATGGAGCAAGTGGAGTTAAAGAAATAAATCTGCTAGACAAGTATTCAAAAGATTATCCTTTCCTGAAAGAAAACTCTATGATTCTTTCACTTTACCTTCATAATTACTGTTATGTAGCCCATACCAGTTTTCAAAA is a window of Sporocytophaga myxococcoides DSM 11118 DNA encoding:
- a CDS encoding tetratricopeptide repeat protein: MRVIITIFSLLTILQGYSQNIDSLLYNSKYEKNIFTSYSGGKVDTLGIFLAPSQDLASVYAATQKIKSLYTKLDALGISGLNEAKKVKLIFKTVHADLLKNYQGLTTLSEIFDNGTYNCVSASALYALVFSHYHIPFQIKEKPTHVYLVAYPDNLNILVESTLPGIGYVLPTNDEKKNYVNQLVELKFLNRDYVNQAGIDKAYNEFFYKQDESISIQNLAGIQYYNEAIETINNKEYEKAYLNAYKADTLYPSKKNKFLKVSLLGEILNNVNFTKTIHFYYLAEYANKANTEGSNRQTKGIFALKMDKYLVERQDTSFLRKSFTVFSQSISDTAFKSEISQYYYSELGRYFYNRGNFDEAIECGKKVYLLNAGNSDAQWLISGSLLSSFNNGASGVKEINLLDKYSKDYPFLKENSMILSLYLHNYCYVAHTSFQNDDRTEGMKHLKKAEELIKLNNKNLRLNYQAIGNMYGAAAESYLHKNENTSKELIKKGLEYSPDNAYLLRLKRALE